tctaACAAATTGTATTTTTGTTTATTGTGTAAAGAGTAAATGTGCATCGTGAAATGTCCCAGCATACATGCCTGCAACTAATGATCAATATTTGTAAATGAATTATTCTTGGATACGAAACGATGGAACACCTTGATCAATGAGAATTAATTTTAGAATAATAGATGCCTTGGGTGTTCTTAGTCTTTGGTATCCTTTGCTTAGAGGATGATAAAATTGgtatggaggaagtattatataGGTTTTAGAATGATTGTGAATTACAAAATCACAGCTTGACTAAAGATGTGAAAACTACTTGAAATACCACCTCAAAGACAGATTTTTCATCAATAGTGTTGATAAGGATCTGTAAAACCATTATTTTCCCAATGGCGTATACAAGCTAATATATATTCCTTGTGTTTCCTCAAACTGTACTGCTGGTCAAGTTCGATAGATGTAACCGTTGACGACTAATGTCGAATTGAAGAGGAATATGGTATTGCAGAGTAACTTAGTAGTAAACAGTCAATCGCTAGATCTTGTCATCGCCTATATATCCATCGAAGTCCATCAAATAGGGACAATCATCAAggatgcctggtattcctagaatGGTGAACGAACAATCTTAATTTAAATGTGAAATCTAACGCTAAAGCTATCAAGCAATGATTTCGTCGCTTTGCTCAAGACTGAAGGGAGGCCATCAAGGAAGAGCTGACTAAACTTCTGACTGCTAGATTCAATAAGGAAGTCTACCACTCGGATTGGCTGGCTAATCCAGTTCTGGTTCGGTAGAAGATGGGACAATGTCACATATGTATAGACTACACATATCTCAACGAGGCTTGTCCCGAGGACCCTTTTGGGTTATCTCGCATTGACTAAGTCGTCGATTCAACTATCAGTTGTGAACTTATCAGCTTTCTCGACTGGTATTTGGGATATCATTAGATCAGCTGGCGTATATTGCTACATCACTATGCGTTTTGGATTAAAGAACGCTGGGGCCACATAACAATGCATGATTCAAAGATGTTTGCAATCACAACTCAGACGCAAACATGGACCCGGTTTCGCATGATGTTGCACTAgccgcatgaaaaaaaaaagtgattttCACAGACACCTGAGTGCAGGCGGGCCGCCCAGCCACTTACGAAAATCAATTTTGACCGTATGCAAAAACGATTTTCGTAGTAGTGGTTGAACTGGTAttctcatttatttattttcattatTTCATGGAGTTTGCTTGCCACACGTTTTAATTGAGTACGTATAGAACACTCCAAATagcatacatatattttggcGAGGTATTAATTAAACCAATGAGAAATACCGTACGTACGCTAGTATAAGTAGAGACCGTACGTGCATGCCTCTACTGTActagtatacgtatatatactcGTATTTTAATTTAGTTGGTAGCCCTGCAGCTCTTCCTCATCTCGAAACGGGTCCCCTCCGCGGGGAGCACGCTGAgcttggccatggcggcggcgaactcCATCTCCCACACGGTGGCGTTCTCCCTGAACGCGAACAGGCTGTCGCCGAGCGACGGATCGGTGCCATTCCTCAGCTCCCAGTCGGACCTGAGCAGCACCATGTTCTGCAGGTTGGCGTGGTAGAAGCTGTTGTCGAGCACGCCCACAGCCGCCATGtccacgccggcggcgtcgaACCCCGACGCGTTCCGGAACCCGGCGTCCATGTCGCGGATGTTGAACTTCTCGATTGGGTCCGTCGCGTTCTGCCGCCCCTTCAGGGtctcgacgtcgccggcgagcgccgcctGGTACCTCGGGTTGATCGGGGTCTCGGTGGTGGCGTTGATGCGGTCGcggaaggaggagaggtggcTGACGCCGACGGCGtgcgcgccggcgagggcgacgagCTCCTCCGCGGTGAAGTTCTTCCGGGCGAAGTTGCCCGTGAGCTGGTCGATGTCGAAGGTGGACTCCGGGagggtggcgtcggcggcggcggcggacgacacGACGCCGTCCTTGCGGCCGGTCTCGACGGCGTAGGTGATCCTGCCGCGGCTCAGGATGGTGGTGGCGTCGCGCCCGGCGAGCACGACaatgtcggcgcaggagacggcGTCGCCGAGCttggccttgatggcgtcgatCACGTCGAAGCCGCGGAGGCCGATGttgttcgccgccgccttctcgacGCCGGCGCTGCTGTTGAACGGCGTCGTGTCCAAGAGCACGGACCCGTCACATCCCTGCATTTTTCATTACGCTagttatatgcatgtatattgtAACGAGTTAGacctatatatatttaaaaatagacTAAAGCAGGGATCtactagctatatttatggcgtcatatttttcatcaaaaaatagtcggtatgtatttacattgtaaatctctaaattacatatgtaattttagtatatttacaatgtaagtcctaaaattacatataattacatatataggtcttaaaattacatatgtaagtgatGTGTAAGTGGAGTGTAACTAGTATGTAAATTTGTATAAATACATAATTACAACAACAAAATTGACTGCTACAAACCCATAGCAATTCCGGATCAacaaataaagtaaaaaaattgCAAAGGGATAAACAGGTGGAGAAACGGATGTGCATCGTGCACACGATGTCCAGCGCAGTGCATCCCAGCCGTTAAAATTCGACTGTACTCAGCCACATAATGTGGCGACACTTTTTCAGCAAATCCATCTTAGTTTCGGTAGAACCGAAATTTCGGGATTTTAGGCACTTTTCTAAAATTTTAACACAATGTAAttgaatttgattaaattttgaccaaatatagaaaaatttcGGTCGAGATATAGTGACTTGCACGGgtctaaaatttcttaaatttcggaccgaaattgTAATCACTAGACCAAACACACATAATTATGTAGCGACAATGGTTGTTTTTTGCGTACAAGCACACGCTGTGCATGTTAGGAGGGAAATGGAAAGGGGATATATCtgcttttaatatatatatagtagagaTAAACTGTGTTGTTAAGCAAACTATGGATGGGCCATAAATTAATTTAGGTCAGATTTTCGGCCCATCTATGAGAATGGGCCGGTTTGCTCTAAACCAGAAAACTCATGCATATGCTTTCTCGATTGCATGATGTGTCATATTCATCCATGACAAACGCTAAAACAAACTAAGGTGCTGTTCTTTtgtcctgaagatgaagataaaaattaagttttttacgcaagacgaggtggtattaacgtatgattgattaagttttaattattacaaacttgaaaaatagattaatatgatattttagaccaactttcatatataaagtacttgcacgaaacacaccgtatagtagtttgaaaagcgtatcacgaaaatcttaatcttaatccaactcttgttggagaaaaaaaCAAGACCTAATTGCGCTCCACCACTGTTTATCGTTGCATTTCTAGGATTAGTGCAAGTCATTTATCAACCAAAACTGAAGAACTCACATTTTCTTTATCATTTTAATCACGTGAAACAACAATGCATCCATCAAGCTACTTGAAAAGAAAAGCTATATAATTCAGTGAACCGTACGAATATGAAAACAATTATAATGTACCTAAGCATATGCTTGAGGTTCATAGgcatatataactaaaattatagtTCATAAAACTCCACATATTATGGTTTAAGTTACACAAAAACCATAAGAATTTTAACACATATTACATAACCCCTAATACTATGAtcctaaagtttcacaaaaccagggaaaatatgtagtgtgaACTACATATGCACTGGGAATATAAAAACCACCATTGGATCCAAATATGAAATCTGAGATATGTCTATGTCACTAAGAGTAAAAGTTCACTCCTACATTTAATCATGAATTAAAGTAAAATATTTATCCTTGGTAACGTGGACAAATCTCAAACGtccatttttttatctaacGATAGTTTCTAGGTTTCCATTATATTTATGGTTtgcattatatatttttcctcAAATGATACCGTTAACCATTTTGACATACTCatatatcaaaatttaaaagcAAACGTAGCATTTATACGATGGATGAAATCCTTATAAATTTAAGATACGATCGTAGAACTCAAAAGTGTGGTAAACCAAAATCAAAATGATCGTGTGACTTTGTAAAACTTTAGGATGATAATACCCGAGGTTACGTGCCACATAACAAAATTCCTGTGATTTTGTGTAACTTGGACTATAACAGATAGGGCGTTTTACGAAAATTACTCATCAAaccaaaaattaatttaaaggAAAAACGGAAACACTACATACATTGACCCAGCAGTCGTGGAACACCAAGCGAATGAGGGCGGGGCCAACGCTGGGATCGGCTCTGATGGCCTTCACCACCTCCTTCCTCACCGTGCTCTCCaccttgccgccggccgccgccgccggctgcacgGCGAGCAACAAGCATAGTGAtagcacggcggcgccggccaacGCGCGAGTAAGCTTCATCGCAATCGACAGAGATCACTAGCTACCTCCTCCAAATTGTTAATTTGATCAAGGTAAATTGGCTTAGCTAGAGAGGAATTGTTGTGCTTAATTAGGATAGATGAACTGTGGCTGTGTcgtccaggggtatatataatAGTGCTGGAGGTGATGATCACCAGCTTGTATATATTCAGACAAGCGTTTAATTATATTATTGGTAAAGTacttatgtatacatatgtaaGAGATGAATGAATGCTTTTGCTTAACAACCAAGCATATGCATGCAGTTGCTGGACTGGATAAACTTCGATATCATCGTTTGACCATGTTCAAACATACAAGGTTACAGACTAGTACTAGTTAATTATGAAAGCATTATAGGTTGTGTACATCCTTTGTGTGTAGAGGCCGGTTTAATTCATTAtctaaaattataaaagcaTTAATTGTATATAGCTTCTTGCTTATTTTCTCCTTAATTACATGGAACACATATGGAGGTTAAATGCTAGCTCAAACAGATGGAGgttaagtactccctctgtttcaaattTACTTTGTTGTTTAGGTTAGTCCTATTTTTAACATGTATTTCTTTGAGCATTGATTTTTAGAATTCCATGTAGTTTAACAATATGTAaatcatatattataaaaatatttctcaTGATGaatctaaaattatatattttatgaTGTTAAACTATATGATTTTAGAGAAACTAatggtgaaataaaaaaatatttggcatCCTTAAAAATGTATGCTTCTTGAAAGCGTACAACCATA
This window of the Oryza sativa Japonica Group chromosome 4, ASM3414082v1 genome carries:
- the LOC4335005 gene encoding peroxidase 5, translated to MKLTRALAGAAVLSLCLLLAVQPAAAAGGKVESTVRKEVVKAIRADPSVGPALIRLVFHDCWVNGCDGSVLLDTTPFNSSAGVEKAAANNIGLRGFDVIDAIKAKLGDAVSCADIVVLAGRDATTILSRGRITYAVETGRKDGVVSSAAAADATLPESTFDIDQLTGNFARKNFTAEELVALAGAHAVGVSHLSSFRDRINATTETPINPRYQAALAGDVETLKGRQNATDPIEKFNIRDMDAGFRNASGFDAAGVDMAAVGVLDNSFYHANLQNMVLLRSDWELRNGTDPSLGDSLFAFRENATVWEMEFAAAMAKLSVLPAEGTRFEMRKSCRATN